The Deinococcus misasensis DSM 22328 genome includes a window with the following:
- a CDS encoding MOSC domain-containing protein codes for MLKDLFSSQPFQGELVWMGLRPAYRQPLQVVHEVEVLADAGLSGDHTGAQGLKNLQTRGKNPSKRQVTLIQAEHLEVVAQLMRLPEVRPEQVRRNLVVRGINVHALKKARFRIGEVVFEGTGDCHPCSRMEEELGPGGYNAMRGHGGITARVISGGVIRLTDVVELLPEVKSDS; via the coding sequence ATGCTGAAAGATCTTTTTTCCAGCCAACCTTTTCAGGGCGAACTGGTCTGGATGGGCCTGAGGCCCGCTTACCGTCAACCCCTTCAGGTGGTCCATGAAGTGGAAGTGCTTGCTGATGCTGGGCTCTCTGGAGACCACACAGGTGCTCAGGGTCTGAAGAACCTGCAAACCCGAGGCAAGAACCCGAGCAAGCGTCAGGTGACCCTGATTCAGGCCGAGCATCTGGAGGTGGTGGCCCAATTGATGCGCCTTCCTGAGGTGCGCCCAGAGCAGGTGCGCCGGAATCTGGTGGTCCGGGGCATCAATGTGCATGCCCTGAAGAAAGCCCGTTTTCGCATTGGTGAGGTGGTTTTTGAGGGCACTGGAGACTGCCACCCTTGCAGCAGAATGGAAGAGGAACTGGGACCCGGAGGGTACAACGCCATGCGGGGTCATGGGGGCATCACCGCAAGGGTGATTTCAGGTGGGGTCATTCGATTGACCGATGTGGTGGAACTCCTCCCAGAGGTAAAATCGGATTCGTGA
- a CDS encoding aminoglycoside phosphotransferase family protein: protein MNLHPELVKNLQVYFPDEGEAWLEGLPALLDHFAEVWALELQDPFENLSFNHVTRAQQNGKDVVLKLGVPRDELRSEMAALKLYAGKGAVRLLASDPERGALLLEHLSPGHMLTQLPEEEATKQMCKVMQRIWHPVPEQHGFPHIADWHQSLQGFPRSGTDFPLDLLNLAERFYQELMESREAEVVLHGDLHHFNVLQSGEDWLAIDPKGMVGERAYEIGAYLRNPYPTLYASHDSKGLQNLQNQRVNLFAEHLNLSRDRILKWGIYCCVLSAVWGHSETADGWKKELLGAEVLRGLL from the coding sequence GTGAACCTCCATCCTGAGTTGGTGAAAAACCTGCAAGTGTACTTTCCAGATGAGGGGGAAGCATGGCTTGAGGGACTTCCTGCTTTGCTGGACCATTTTGCTGAAGTCTGGGCTCTGGAACTGCAAGACCCTTTTGAGAACCTGTCTTTCAATCACGTGACCCGTGCACAACAAAATGGGAAGGATGTGGTGCTGAAACTCGGGGTGCCCAGAGACGAACTGCGTTCTGAAATGGCTGCCCTGAAGTTGTATGCAGGGAAAGGGGCTGTTCGTTTGCTGGCATCCGATCCAGAACGTGGTGCCTTGCTGCTGGAACACCTGTCTCCGGGCCACATGCTGACCCAGCTTCCAGAGGAGGAGGCCACAAAGCAGATGTGCAAGGTGATGCAGCGCATCTGGCATCCGGTCCCCGAGCAGCACGGTTTTCCCCACATTGCAGACTGGCACCAGAGCCTGCAAGGGTTTCCCCGTTCTGGCACAGACTTTCCTCTGGATCTGCTGAATCTGGCAGAACGGTTTTATCAGGAGTTGATGGAATCCAGAGAGGCAGAGGTGGTGCTGCATGGCGATTTGCACCATTTCAATGTCCTGCAAAGTGGCGAGGATTGGCTGGCCATTGATCCGAAAGGCATGGTCGGAGAACGGGCTTATGAGATTGGGGCTTACCTCAGAAACCCTTATCCGACGCTTTATGCGTCCCATGATTCAAAAGGGTTGCAAAACCTGCAAAATCAACGGGTGAACCTGTTTGCTGAACATTTGAACCTGTCCAGAGACCGCATCCTGAAGTGGGGGATCTACTGCTGTGTGCTGTCTGCCGTGTGGGGCCACTCAGAGACCGCTGACGGCTGGAAAAAAGAGCTGCTCGGGGCAGAAGTGCTCAGGGGTCTGCTGTGA
- a CDS encoding tRNA (adenine(22)-N(1))-methyltransferase, with protein sequence MNLKSLEPRLQTVLEWIPLGNHADIGADHAYLLGNLLDQNRILKGIAIEKNREPFELACKNLEKFGDRAEARLGDGLAPLQVGEVNSISICGMGAALMAKILTAHPEKVPEHVVVQPNDSAEPVRRWALQTGFHVKQETITVGFWHYPVLHFQRQAGPDPAYTDLPLDVALRFGPWPLKNQNPLLYTHLLEQEKRLRNLAHLPNPRLQEDIQKVQRALECFNVN encoded by the coding sequence GTGAATTTGAAAAGTCTGGAACCCCGTTTGCAGACTGTGCTGGAGTGGATTCCTCTGGGAAACCACGCTGACATTGGCGCAGACCATGCGTACCTGCTGGGCAATTTGCTGGACCAGAACCGCATTTTGAAGGGCATTGCCATTGAGAAAAACCGCGAGCCTTTTGAGCTGGCCTGCAAGAATCTGGAAAAGTTTGGAGACCGGGCAGAAGCCCGTCTGGGCGACGGCCTTGCTCCCCTGCAAGTGGGCGAGGTGAACAGCATCAGCATTTGCGGCATGGGGGCTGCCCTCATGGCCAAAATCCTGACCGCCCACCCAGAGAAGGTTCCAGAGCATGTGGTGGTGCAACCCAACGATTCGGCAGAACCCGTCAGACGCTGGGCTCTGCAGACAGGGTTTCACGTGAAACAAGAAACCATCACGGTGGGTTTCTGGCATTACCCTGTGTTGCACTTTCAGAGGCAAGCAGGCCCGGATCCTGCTTACACAGATCTGCCTCTGGATGTGGCCCTGAGGTTTGGCCCATGGCCCCTCAAAAATCAAAATCCTTTGCTTTACACCCACCTTCTGGAACAGGAAAAACGCCTGCGCAACCTTGCCCATTTGCCCAATCCGAGACTGCAAGAGGACATCCAGAAAGTGCAGAGGGCTCTGGAGTGCTTCAACGTTAACTGA
- a CDS encoding thiol-activated cytolysin C-terminal domain-containing protein — MDMFKEAVMAHMEATAAGSILVRNSGGYVARFSVSYTLNGHNFTQDSGDFSLGVNKSISIPAGATNIHLKVEEMWGFGWSTIFTANFDAPVTKCYKVYGTTLDPKYEEISC; from the coding sequence ATGGACATGTTCAAAGAAGCCGTGATGGCCCACATGGAAGCCACTGCCGCCGGATCCATTCTGGTGCGCAACAGTGGAGGCTACGTTGCCCGATTCTCAGTCAGTTACACCCTGAATGGTCACAACTTTACGCAGGACAGTGGGGATTTTTCTCTGGGGGTGAACAAATCCATCTCCATTCCTGCCGGGGCCACCAACATCCACCTGAAAGTGGAAGAGATGTGGGGCTTTGGATGGTCCACCATCTTCACCGCCAACTTTGATGCACCTGTGACCAAGTGCTACAAAGTCTATGGCACCACCCTGGACCCCAAATACGAAGAAATCTCCTGCTGA
- a CDS encoding HpcH/HpaI aldolase/citrate lyase family protein encodes MPIYKRRRSALFLPASNSRAIEKARTLQADVVILDLEDAVSPEQKSLARNQAAQAMKDGFPMEVAVRINPIHTPWGEADLALMQDLKPDVLVLPKVEQAADLPEVRLPLWAMIETPLGLVNSQEIARHSDVEALVMGTTDLVKALQARPMKNRENLMYALSQVVTHARAYGKYALDGVHLDFRNLDSLEDVCVQGRDLGFDGKTLIHPAQIEVANRVFSPSLEEIEWAQKVIAAWQAKDAQQGVTVVDGLLIEELHAIEAERILDIAQSISTGNP; translated from the coding sequence ATGCCCATTTACAAACGCAGACGCAGTGCCCTGTTTTTGCCTGCCAGCAACAGTCGAGCCATTGAAAAAGCCCGCACCTTGCAGGCCGATGTGGTGATTCTGGACCTTGAAGATGCCGTGTCGCCTGAGCAAAAATCCCTTGCTCGCAATCAGGCAGCTCAGGCCATGAAAGACGGTTTTCCCATGGAGGTGGCGGTGCGCATCAACCCGATTCACACCCCCTGGGGCGAAGCCGATCTGGCCCTGATGCAGGACCTCAAACCGGATGTGCTGGTGCTTCCCAAAGTGGAACAGGCAGCAGACCTGCCCGAGGTGCGTCTCCCCCTGTGGGCCATGATCGAAACCCCTCTGGGTCTGGTGAACAGCCAAGAGATTGCCCGTCACAGCGATGTAGAGGCTCTGGTGATGGGCACCACCGATCTGGTGAAAGCCTTGCAGGCCCGTCCCATGAAAAACCGCGAGAACCTGATGTATGCCCTGTCTCAGGTGGTCACCCATGCACGGGCGTATGGAAAATACGCTCTGGATGGAGTGCATCTGGATTTCAGGAATCTGGACAGCCTTGAAGATGTTTGTGTGCAGGGGCGCGACCTCGGGTTTGATGGCAAGACCCTGATCCATCCGGCACAGATTGAAGTCGCCAATCGGGTGTTTTCACCATCCCTTGAAGAAATCGAGTGGGCACAGAAAGTGATTGCTGCATGGCAGGCCAAAGATGCCCAGCAGGGGGTCACGGTGGTGGATGGCCTCTTGATCGAAGAACTGCATGCCATTGAAGCAGAACGCATTCTGGACATCGCCCAGAGCATTTCTACGGGAAACCCCTGA
- a CDS encoding DUF2167 domain-containing protein, translated as MLYNSGLRPLSANTFFRFPVHKFLLLGVFSLPLVQAHGINNPAMFDSVLKYQTGTVQLSDQLQIRTGTELRFLNGQDANHVIYDVWGGSADPNIVGMLLPRDLSPVSEGGWGLSMERVESGYVDARLWKNLKAQDLLKQMQKQQGQAEVLNWAMPPRFDPQSGVLVFATEVKLPNAKDTAVLPRVVVLGRESLILMKGVIEKKHWSSMQPLLAQVGNAVQFQKGHRYTDVQAGDRVYDYGMTALITGEPVQDPQAPEPVKWLPMLALVAGLGMMVALMGRTVRSRALKVQAD; from the coding sequence ATGCTTTACAACTCAGGTCTGCGGCCACTGTCTGCAAACACTTTCTTCAGATTTCCTGTACACAAATTCCTGCTTCTCGGGGTGTTTTCCCTGCCTCTGGTGCAAGCCCACGGCATCAACAACCCTGCCATGTTTGACAGTGTTCTGAAGTACCAGACGGGGACCGTCCAGCTTTCGGATCAGCTTCAGATTCGCACAGGAACAGAATTGCGCTTCTTGAACGGTCAGGATGCCAACCATGTGATCTATGACGTGTGGGGAGGCAGTGCCGATCCCAACATTGTGGGTATGCTGCTCCCCAGAGACCTCAGTCCGGTGTCAGAGGGTGGATGGGGCCTCAGCATGGAACGTGTGGAGTCTGGTTATGTGGATGCGCGTCTCTGGAAAAACCTGAAGGCGCAGGACCTCCTGAAACAAATGCAAAAACAGCAAGGTCAGGCCGAGGTGCTCAACTGGGCCATGCCTCCGCGTTTTGATCCCCAGAGCGGTGTGCTGGTGTTTGCCACAGAAGTGAAGCTTCCCAATGCCAAAGACACTGCGGTTTTGCCCAGAGTGGTGGTTCTGGGCCGGGAAAGCCTGATCCTGATGAAAGGGGTCATCGAGAAAAAGCACTGGAGCAGCATGCAGCCTTTGCTGGCCCAGGTGGGAAACGCAGTGCAGTTTCAGAAAGGACACCGCTACACCGATGTGCAAGCCGGAGACAGGGTGTACGACTACGGCATGACCGCCCTGATCACTGGAGAGCCTGTGCAGGACCCTCAGGCCCCTGAGCCTGTGAAGTGGTTGCCCATGCTGGCTCTGGTGGCCGGACTGGGCATGATGGTGGCCCTGATGGGCAGAACCGTGCGTTCCAGAGCCTTAAAGGTTCAGGCAGATTGA
- a CDS encoding M12 family metallopeptidase, whose product MKRTASIVGFALTAVLLQACSSTPSTPSTTAETPSLAETALFQQTGTPDATVQVKLPQYKEPVTAEVRGNKVLFEGDILLAELPEGQAIDKNSTVIANTGGLWPSARIPYVFASNVSSTVRSHVQSAINTYNTYTKVRIVPRASETNYVRVIVDSGCYSYVGRIGGGQALSLANGGCGVAGAIHEFGHAMGLWHEQSRKDRDQYVTIVWANIKSGTEHNFQIESNSRAVGAYDFDSIMHYPAYAFSTNGQPTIRPKNTSIPLSRLGAAKTLSSGDIAGIRSLYP is encoded by the coding sequence ATGAAACGGACCGCAAGCATTGTCGGCTTCGCTCTGACCGCTGTTTTGTTGCAAGCGTGCAGCAGCACCCCCAGCACCCCCAGCACCACCGCTGAGACCCCTTCTCTGGCCGAAACCGCCCTGTTCCAGCAGACCGGCACACCAGACGCCACCGTACAGGTGAAATTGCCCCAGTACAAAGAGCCCGTCACTGCCGAAGTCCGTGGCAACAAAGTCCTCTTTGAAGGAGACATCCTGCTGGCCGAACTGCCCGAGGGTCAGGCCATCGACAAAAACTCCACGGTGATTGCCAACACCGGCGGTCTGTGGCCCAGCGCAAGAATCCCTTACGTGTTTGCCTCGAATGTGTCCTCCACCGTCCGAAGCCACGTCCAGAGCGCCATCAACACCTACAACACCTACACCAAGGTTCGCATTGTGCCCCGTGCCAGCGAAACCAACTACGTGCGTGTGATTGTGGACAGTGGATGCTACTCCTACGTGGGCCGCATTGGAGGGGGACAAGCCCTTTCGCTGGCCAACGGTGGATGTGGGGTGGCGGGAGCCATCCACGAATTTGGACACGCCATGGGCCTCTGGCACGAGCAGAGCCGCAAAGACCGCGACCAGTACGTGACCATCGTGTGGGCCAACATCAAGAGCGGCACCGAACACAACTTCCAGATCGAAAGCAACAGCCGTGCTGTAGGGGCCTACGATTTTGACTCCATCATGCACTACCCGGCTTACGCCTTCAGCACCAACGGACAGCCCACCATCCGTCCCAAAAACACCAGCATCCCGCTCAGCAGGCTCGGGGCCGCCAAAACCCTCAGCAGCGGAGACATTGCAGGCATCCGTTCCCTTTATCCCTGA
- the pepF gene encoding oligoendopeptidase F, whose protein sequence is MTSSLQHERWDIESIFPDFAAWDEEFQQVEQEIHTLKAFQGTLTRDPQDLHLFLNAWNELSVRVGRLSIYTSMRVSADTTDSEAKRKQAESQALSAAFQSQLAFIEPELLTLPEETARLWFEKHEGLKVYQTYFEKLWSQKKALRSAEVEALLGSVSEAFQSARGIHSTLVNELDFGTIETPEKPVKLAHNSLPGLLSHPVRSVRKEAWEQYARKHLEVQQTMASALSTGVKQNVFVARTRGFSSSLEAALYPNRIPEQVYHNFMQVYERNQQVWHRYWRIRKQALGLSDFAEYDIKAPLTQRAPVVTYRQAVDFITAGMRPLGEAYVRTMRSGLLEDCWVDHGLSPNRRMGAFSIGNRLTKPFIFMSFQENLYGMSTLAHEVGHSMHKHLSNQSQPIVYERYTLFAAEVASNFNQALTRAYLLRTVQEREFRIAVLEEAFSNFHRYFLIMPVLSQFELTLHQHAEQGKTFSAAQMNRLMANLLGKVYGQEVQMDESLNGIMWSQFSNHLYANFYTWQYGTGIAAANALADRVLSGETGAVEQYLEFLSLGGKLAPLEALKIAGVDMASPEPIEAGFRTLERLLDELERLL, encoded by the coding sequence ATGACCTCCTCTTTGCAACATGAACGCTGGGACATCGAGAGCATCTTCCCTGATTTTGCTGCTTGGGATGAAGAATTTCAGCAGGTTGAACAGGAAATCCACACCCTGAAGGCTTTTCAGGGCACCCTGACCCGAGATCCTCAAGACCTGCACCTGTTCCTGAATGCCTGGAATGAATTGTCCGTGCGGGTGGGCAGGCTCAGCATTTACACCTCCATGCGGGTGAGTGCAGACACCACCGACAGCGAGGCCAAACGCAAGCAGGCCGAAAGCCAGGCACTCAGTGCTGCGTTCCAGAGCCAACTGGCTTTCATTGAACCCGAGCTTTTGACCCTCCCTGAAGAAACCGCCCGGCTCTGGTTCGAGAAACACGAGGGATTGAAGGTCTACCAGACGTACTTCGAGAAACTCTGGAGCCAGAAAAAAGCCCTGAGGTCCGCAGAGGTGGAGGCGTTGCTGGGTTCGGTGTCAGAGGCTTTTCAGAGTGCTCGGGGCATCCATTCCACGCTGGTCAATGAACTGGACTTTGGGACCATTGAGACCCCCGAAAAGCCTGTCAAACTGGCGCACAATTCCTTGCCCGGATTGCTGAGTCATCCTGTGCGCTCGGTGCGAAAAGAGGCGTGGGAGCAGTATGCCCGCAAGCATCTGGAGGTGCAGCAAACCATGGCTTCGGCCCTCTCGACGGGGGTCAAGCAGAATGTGTTTGTGGCCCGGACCAGAGGGTTCTCCAGCAGTCTGGAGGCGGCCCTTTACCCCAACCGCATTCCCGAGCAGGTGTACCACAACTTCATGCAGGTCTATGAAAGAAACCAGCAGGTGTGGCACCGTTACTGGCGCATCCGCAAACAAGCCCTCGGGCTTTCGGATTTTGCGGAATACGACATCAAAGCGCCCCTCACCCAGCGTGCTCCAGTGGTGACTTACAGGCAGGCCGTGGATTTCATCACGGCAGGCATGCGCCCTCTGGGAGAGGCCTATGTGCGCACGATGCGCTCGGGTTTGCTGGAAGACTGTTGGGTCGATCATGGTCTGAGTCCGAACCGTCGGATGGGGGCGTTCAGCATCGGGAACCGCCTGACCAAGCCGTTCATTTTCATGTCGTTTCAGGAAAATCTGTATGGGATGTCCACCCTGGCCCATGAAGTCGGACACAGCATGCACAAGCACCTCAGCAACCAGAGCCAGCCCATCGTGTACGAGCGCTACACCCTGTTTGCAGCAGAGGTGGCCAGCAACTTCAATCAGGCCCTCACCCGTGCCTATTTGCTGAGAACCGTTCAGGAGCGTGAATTCAGGATTGCTGTGCTTGAGGAGGCTTTCTCCAACTTTCACCGCTATTTCCTGATCATGCCGGTGCTGTCCCAGTTTGAACTGACCCTTCACCAGCATGCCGAGCAAGGCAAGACCTTCAGCGCAGCACAGATGAACCGCCTGATGGCCAATTTGCTGGGCAAGGTTTATGGTCAAGAAGTGCAAATGGACGAATCCCTGAACGGCATCATGTGGTCCCAGTTTTCCAACCACCTTTACGCCAATTTTTACACGTGGCAGTACGGCACAGGGATTGCGGCAGCCAATGCTCTGGCAGATCGGGTGCTCTCTGGTGAAACAGGTGCTGTGGAACAGTATCTGGAGTTCCTGTCTCTGGGTGGAAAATTGGCCCCTCTGGAAGCCCTCAAGATTGCCGGAGTGGACATGGCTTCTCCAGAGCCCATTGAGGCGGGATTTCGAACTCTGGAGCGCTTGTTGGACGAACTTGAGCGCCTGCTTTAA
- a CDS encoding PLP-dependent aminotransferase family protein has product MLPPSVLSHLNRASEVPLHLQVYEGLREAILEGTLKPALKLPSTRAMAGHLGVSRNTVLLAFEQLLLEGYLESRVGDGTYVTHTLPDTSLQKVEVKPISEGVQPRLSGRARKLLEVQVTQYLSQPEYRAFRSGMPALKDFPFEEWRKLHARHWKNPPVQLLSYGDPRGHFPLRQAISEYLNASRGVRCTPDQVLITSGSQQGLELAARLLLDEGDSLWMEDPGYLGARAAFQASGLNLCPIPIDQEGMQVQHGARHHPHARMVYVTPSHQYPLGITLSLTRRLELLKWARESGAWILEDDYNSEYRYEGRPLNALQGLDQDGRVIYVGTFSKVLLPSIRIGYLVLPEHLMDLFVHARSLVDRMPPGITQAVLAEFMENGGFERHVRKMRLLYADRQALFLKMAALHFPDWLPFQPSPAGMHLVSHLDSPFSDQALVEEARKVGVTVRALSPSYLQGARQGLLFGYTGFPEDESMLAAHDLGRVLRSL; this is encoded by the coding sequence ATGTTGCCCCCGAGTGTGCTGTCCCACCTGAACCGTGCGTCCGAAGTCCCCCTGCATTTGCAGGTCTATGAGGGACTCCGGGAAGCCATTCTGGAAGGAACCCTCAAACCCGCTCTGAAACTGCCATCAACCCGTGCCATGGCCGGGCACCTTGGGGTGTCCAGAAACACGGTTCTCCTGGCCTTTGAGCAGCTTTTGCTGGAAGGGTATCTGGAAAGCCGTGTGGGAGACGGCACTTACGTGACCCACACCCTGCCAGACACCTCCTTGCAAAAAGTGGAAGTGAAGCCCATCTCGGAAGGGGTGCAACCCAGACTTTCCGGCCGGGCCAGAAAGCTTTTGGAGGTGCAGGTCACCCAGTACCTCAGCCAGCCCGAGTACCGGGCATTTCGCTCGGGGATGCCTGCCCTGAAAGATTTCCCCTTCGAGGAGTGGCGCAAACTGCATGCCCGGCACTGGAAAAACCCTCCGGTGCAACTCTTGTCTTACGGAGATCCCAGAGGCCATTTCCCCCTCAGGCAGGCCATCAGCGAGTACCTGAACGCCTCCAGAGGGGTGCGCTGCACGCCCGATCAGGTGCTGATCACCTCCGGTTCGCAACAAGGGCTGGAACTGGCTGCCCGTCTGCTCCTCGATGAAGGAGACAGCCTCTGGATGGAAGATCCGGGGTATCTGGGGGCCAGAGCTGCTTTTCAGGCGTCAGGCCTCAACCTCTGCCCGATTCCCATCGATCAGGAGGGAATGCAGGTGCAGCATGGGGCCAGGCACCATCCCCATGCCCGCATGGTGTACGTGACCCCCTCGCACCAGTACCCTCTGGGCATCACCCTGAGCTTGACCCGCAGGCTTGAACTCCTCAAATGGGCCCGTGAAAGCGGAGCATGGATTCTGGAAGACGACTACAACAGCGAATACCGCTACGAAGGCCGACCTTTAAACGCCCTGCAAGGCCTCGATCAGGATGGGCGGGTGATTTACGTGGGCACCTTCTCCAAAGTGCTGTTGCCTTCCATCCGCATCGGGTATCTGGTGCTGCCCGAGCACCTGATGGACCTGTTCGTGCATGCCCGTTCTCTGGTGGACCGCATGCCCCCGGGCATCACCCAGGCAGTGCTGGCCGAATTCATGGAAAACGGCGGTTTCGAGAGGCATGTGCGCAAAATGCGCCTTTTGTATGCAGACCGTCAGGCCCTTTTTCTGAAAATGGCGGCCCTGCATTTCCCAGACTGGTTGCCGTTTCAGCCTTCACCTGCTGGAATGCATCTGGTTTCCCATCTGGATTCCCCTTTTTCGGATCAAGCTCTGGTGGAGGAGGCCCGCAAGGTGGGCGTCACGGTCCGTGCCCTTTCCCCGTCTTACCTTCAGGGTGCAAGGCAAGGTTTGCTGTTCGGTTACACCGGCTTTCCCGAGGACGAGTCCATGCTGGCAGCGCATGATCTGGGGCGGGTTTTGAGGTCGTTGTAG
- a CDS encoding GNAT family N-acetyltransferase, whose protein sequence is MQNWIHPVTLTGQHVTLRPLEVQDFEALYHTLSPGLLRWFSVRGLNGEGNITLDAFIEAYHQIVQQRVVFATCLKDTGEIIGSTSYLTIEPLNRGLEIGGTWVRKDQQGTQINPEAKYLMLKHAFETLGAIRVSLKTHHLNLQSQRAIEKLGAKKEGVLRNHVIMPDGSYRHSVMYSILEDEWPEVKKGLEARVYGG, encoded by the coding sequence ATGCAAAACTGGATTCACCCCGTCACCCTGACCGGACAGCATGTCACGCTTCGACCTCTGGAGGTGCAGGATTTTGAAGCCCTGTACCACACCCTCTCGCCGGGCTTGCTGCGCTGGTTTTCCGTGCGAGGACTGAACGGCGAGGGCAACATCACACTGGACGCCTTCATCGAGGCTTACCACCAGATTGTGCAGCAAAGGGTGGTCTTTGCCACCTGCCTGAAAGACACCGGAGAAATCATTGGCAGCACCTCTTACCTGACCATCGAGCCCCTGAATCGGGGGCTGGAGATCGGCGGAACGTGGGTTCGCAAAGACCAGCAAGGCACCCAGATCAACCCCGAGGCCAAATACCTGATGCTGAAACACGCTTTTGAAACCCTCGGGGCCATCCGGGTCAGCCTGAAAACCCACCACCTGAACCTGCAAAGCCAGCGGGCCATCGAAAAACTCGGGGCCAAAAAGGAGGGGGTCCTCAGGAACCATGTGATCATGCCAGATGGCTCTTACCGCCACAGCGTGATGTATTCGATTCTGGAAGACGAATGGCCTGAGGTGAAGAAGGGGCTGGAAGCTCGGGTGTATGGGGGATAG
- a CDS encoding type II toxin-antitoxin system death-on-curing family toxin: MKPLTTEQVLKIHDLNIERFGGSAGVRDLGLLESALSQPFLNAFGQERYEGLYMKAAAYWYFLARNHPFVDGNKRTALTTALVFLHMHGVKIQTSKKLEDAAVDVATGTYTLEEMAQKLQGWRRG, translated from the coding sequence ATGAAACCCCTCACCACAGAGCAGGTGCTGAAAATCCATGACCTCAACATCGAGCGCTTTGGGGGATCTGCGGGTGTGCGGGACCTCGGGTTGCTGGAATCGGCACTCTCCCAGCCTTTCTTGAATGCTTTCGGACAGGAGAGGTATGAAGGGTTGTACATGAAAGCCGCGGCCTACTGGTATTTTCTGGCCAGAAACCACCCTTTTGTGGATGGCAACAAACGCACCGCCCTGACCACCGCTCTGGTGTTCCTGCACATGCATGGGGTGAAGATCCAGACCAGCAAAAAGCTGGAGGATGCTGCTGTGGATGTGGCCACTGGAACTTACACACTGGAAGAGATGGCCCAGAAATTGCAGGGGTGGCGCAGGGGTTGA
- a CDS encoding MDR family MFS transporter, with amino-acid sequence MESPRPLIQRILPVLPQQFWILWWGTLINRVGDFVVPFLSYYLTSQLLWSTQSAALALSLFGVGSFLAQFLAGFVTDQLGRKKVMVFSMFGSALFMVLVSEVKHFYLLMGVIVLLGFIMNTSRPGMKAAVADLVPPEARVRAYGMNYWAINLGAAIAPILAGLLADQNYRYLFYGDAVTSTVCGLLMLFFFRETLSRSQRTKGQKMRMPKDNLLYAYTFAGFLFGVLMMQGFGVLSLAMQQLGYSAAEFGKTIAINGLIIVLLGIPAQMVLPRFPRPTVMAVSALLMGGGLMLHILAHDLTGFMLAVVVWTLGELGMNTVASSVTADLAPAHLRGTYAGINGAAWGLAAMMAPAFGGWLLSSYGNVTLWTMCGVIGLVIAVMHLVLAKPLAKRMESISL; translated from the coding sequence ATGGAATCCCCGAGGCCCCTGATTCAACGCATCTTGCCTGTTTTGCCCCAGCAGTTCTGGATTTTGTGGTGGGGCACTTTGATCAACCGGGTGGGGGATTTTGTGGTGCCCTTCCTGAGTTATTACCTGACCTCCCAGCTTTTGTGGAGCACCCAGAGTGCTGCTCTGGCCTTGAGCCTGTTTGGGGTGGGGTCTTTTCTGGCCCAGTTTCTGGCCGGGTTTGTGACCGACCAGTTGGGCCGCAAAAAAGTCATGGTCTTTTCCATGTTTGGCAGTGCCCTGTTCATGGTTCTGGTCAGTGAGGTCAAGCATTTTTACCTGCTGATGGGGGTGATTGTCTTGCTGGGCTTCATCATGAACACCTCCCGTCCGGGCATGAAAGCCGCCGTTGCCGATCTGGTCCCTCCAGAGGCACGGGTCCGGGCTTATGGGATGAATTACTGGGCCATCAATCTGGGTGCAGCCATTGCACCCATTCTGGCTGGGCTTCTGGCCGATCAGAATTACCGCTACCTGTTTTATGGGGATGCGGTCACCTCGACGGTGTGTGGTCTCCTGATGCTGTTTTTCTTCAGGGAAACCCTGTCCAGAAGCCAGCGCACCAAAGGCCAGAAAATGCGGATGCCCAAAGACAACCTGCTGTACGCGTACACCTTTGCGGGTTTCCTGTTCGGGGTCCTCATGATGCAGGGCTTCGGGGTGCTGTCTCTGGCGATGCAGCAACTCGGGTACTCGGCAGCAGAGTTTGGGAAGACCATTGCCATCAACGGCCTGATCATTGTGTTGCTCGGGATTCCGGCCCAGATGGTGCTTCCCCGCTTTCCCAGACCCACTGTGATGGCGGTGTCTGCCCTCCTGATGGGAGGGGGCCTGATGCTGCACATTCTCGCCCATGACCTGACCGGGTTCATGCTGGCGGTGGTGGTCTGGACGCTCGGAGAACTGGGCATGAACACCGTCGCCTCCAGTGTGACCGCAGACCTTGCTCCAGCCCACCTGAGGGGCACCTATGCCGGAATCAACGGTGCTGCATGGGGCCTTGCAGCTATGATGGCCCCGGCCTTTGGCGGATGGTTGCTGAGCAGTTATGGCAACGTCACCCTCTGGACCATGTGCGGGGTGATCGGTCTGGTCATTGCCGTCATGCATCTGGTGCTGGCGAAACCTCTGGCAAAAAGAATGGAAAGCATTTCCCTTTGA